One region of Priestia megaterium genomic DNA includes:
- a CDS encoding CBO0543 family protein: MLINIALAFVLPWIFGTLYLHPRNRRLLPLVGTAFCILAIVINELGSYYGFWKLRTSLENEALEALPFNLGVYPVLASYMIFLIQRIGKPHFFIFLIALFTTFLEGTYMYMERVIYGNGWNLGWTFFSYWIPYSVIYLYYRYLVSLRLLH; encoded by the coding sequence TTGCTTATCAATATAGCGCTGGCGTTTGTTTTACCTTGGATTTTTGGCACCCTCTATTTACATCCTAGAAATCGTCGTTTACTGCCTTTAGTAGGAACTGCTTTTTGCATTTTAGCAATCGTTATCAATGAATTAGGGAGCTATTATGGCTTTTGGAAACTCCGGACTTCTTTAGAAAATGAAGCATTAGAAGCGCTGCCTTTTAATTTAGGTGTTTATCCTGTATTGGCCAGCTATATGATTTTTTTAATCCAGCGAATCGGAAAGCCTCATTTTTTTATTTTTCTTATAGCGCTGTTTACAACATTTTTAGAAGGAACGTATATGTATATGGAAAGAGTTATATACGGAAACGGATGGAATCTCGGCTGGACATTTTTTTCCTACTGGATTCCGTACAGCGTAATTTATTTATACTATAGGTATTTGGTTAGTCTTAGACTGCTTCACTAG
- a CDS encoding bile acid:sodium symporter family protein, translating into MLSQLNRMLEKLMPFITPLSLLIGVLIGSSLSQYTFLIPWLFALMTFAGSLNSNFHQLNATIHRPFPIIMALFVLHIFMPAWAWSVGQVIFPHDVFTSTGLLLAAIIPTGVTSFIWVSIYKGSIPLALSIILIDTLLAPLIVPYTLLLVVGDTVHLEALKLVKDLCFMIVLPSLLGMCLNQYTKGTIKQTLGPKLAPVSKIGLSVMVMVNGGVIAPYLKHIDKKLLFIIVIVFLMSSAGYFFSWMIGKWLRWDRAKVVTLTFCGGMRNISAGAVLAVSYFPAPVAVPVVLGMLFQQVLAALSGRLVQNYYQKKDAEFASLK; encoded by the coding sequence TTGTTAAGTCAATTAAATAGAATGCTAGAAAAATTGATGCCGTTTATTACGCCGCTCAGCTTGCTCATAGGAGTTCTTATCGGTTCATCATTAAGTCAGTATACCTTCTTAATTCCATGGCTTTTTGCATTAATGACGTTTGCCGGAAGTTTGAATTCAAACTTTCACCAATTAAATGCCACGATACATCGTCCATTTCCAATCATTATGGCTCTGTTTGTTTTACATATTTTTATGCCAGCATGGGCTTGGAGCGTTGGCCAAGTGATTTTTCCACATGATGTATTTACAAGCACGGGTCTTTTGCTAGCAGCAATTATTCCAACGGGAGTGACTAGTTTTATATGGGTCTCGATTTACAAAGGAAGCATTCCTCTTGCACTATCCATTATTTTAATTGATACTCTTTTAGCACCGCTTATCGTTCCTTATACGCTTTTATTGGTGGTTGGAGACACCGTACATTTGGAAGCGCTAAAGTTAGTCAAAGATTTATGTTTTATGATTGTCCTTCCATCTTTGTTAGGCATGTGCTTAAATCAATATACAAAAGGAACAATTAAGCAGACCTTAGGACCAAAGCTGGCACCTGTTTCGAAAATAGGGTTAAGTGTGATGGTTATGGTAAACGGGGGAGTGATTGCACCTTATTTAAAACATATTGATAAAAAACTGCTGTTTATTATCGTGATCGTCTTTTTAATGAGTTCAGCTGGTTATTTCTTCAGCTGGATGATTGGCAAATGGCTAAGATGGGACCGAGCAAAAGTTGTGACGCTTACGTTTTGCGGAGGCATGAGAAATATTAGCGCCGGAGCCGTATTAGCCGTATCTTATTTTCCAGCTCCCGTTGCTGTACCGGTCGTATTAGGGATGTTATTTCAGCAGGTATTAGCTGCTTTATCAGGGCGTTTAGTTCAAAACTATTACCAGAAAAAAGACGCTGAATTTGCTTCATTAAAATAA
- a CDS encoding mechanosensitive ion channel family protein, producing the protein MDFLKSLSSLDDWKKIVIAIGIFLIFLILRKLFTTYLFKFIIGFVKNKKINLITSVLEAFEKPLRWIFVIIGFKLALPYLPFDVLTADTERHLVRSASVGLAGWGLYNLAASTNLFFATFAKNFDIQVDRIIIPFIEKFIRIVVVMLSISIIAEEWGFNVNGFVAGLGLGGLAFALAAKDTVSNLFGGIVIITEKPFTIGDWIKTPSVEGVVEDITFRSTKVRTFAQAVVTVPNATLSNEPIINWAKMGKRQIAFHLNLNYNTPKEKLETVVARIKKMLTEHEEIHNETILVNFDGFYESSLNIYLYFFTNTTVFADYLDVKENINFEIMDILEEEGVEFAFPTRTLIVEQDGKLSGNPKEFLESARS; encoded by the coding sequence ATGGATTTTTTGAAGTCTCTATCATCGTTAGATGATTGGAAAAAAATCGTGATTGCGATTGGGATCTTTTTGATCTTTTTAATTCTTCGCAAGCTTTTCACGACTTATTTGTTTAAGTTTATTATTGGTTTTGTCAAAAATAAAAAAATCAATTTAATTACGAGCGTTTTAGAAGCTTTTGAAAAGCCGCTGCGCTGGATTTTTGTGATTATTGGTTTCAAGCTTGCTCTTCCCTATCTTCCCTTTGATGTTTTAACAGCCGATACGGAAAGACATTTAGTTCGTTCAGCTTCTGTTGGCCTTGCAGGATGGGGCTTGTATAATTTAGCTGCTTCTACCAATTTATTTTTTGCAACGTTTGCCAAAAATTTTGATATCCAAGTGGATCGAATCATTATTCCTTTTATTGAAAAGTTTATCCGCATCGTTGTTGTTATGCTTTCTATCTCCATCATCGCAGAAGAATGGGGTTTTAACGTAAACGGCTTTGTAGCAGGTCTTGGCTTAGGTGGTCTTGCTTTTGCCCTAGCCGCAAAAGACACCGTTAGTAATTTATTCGGCGGAATCGTAATTATTACTGAAAAGCCTTTTACCATTGGAGATTGGATTAAAACACCAAGTGTTGAAGGCGTTGTAGAAGATATTACGTTTCGAAGCACCAAAGTTCGAACGTTCGCTCAAGCAGTCGTAACGGTTCCAAATGCTACTCTTTCTAATGAACCTATTATTAACTGGGCTAAAATGGGGAAACGTCAAATTGCCTTTCATTTAAACTTGAATTATAATACACCAAAAGAAAAGTTAGAAACCGTAGTGGCAAGAATTAAAAAGATGCTGACTGAGCACGAAGAAATTCACAATGAAACGATTCTTGTAAATTTTGACGGTTTCTATGAATCTAGTTTAAATATCTATCTGTATTTCTTTACAAATACAACCGTTTTTGCTGATTACTTAGATGTAAAAGAAAATATAAACTTCGAAATTATGGACATTCTTGAAGAAGAAGGCGTAGAATTTGCTTTCCCTACACGCACACTCATCGTTGAGCAGGACGGAAAGCTTTCTGGCAATCCAAAAGAATTTCTAGAAAGTGCTCGAAGCTAA